Proteins encoded together in one Pontiella desulfatans window:
- a CDS encoding sialidase family protein produces MALDHDRYRIEWDPATLRLVSEKSVYARIIRLHSGELLCCYQRGGQSRVKRSLDNGSTWDGEVLVTDYRHGIAANPELRQLRDGRVLLCYNERPHSEGHPFSIMTVLSDDGGRTWGEAKRLFTAGLTKDDGCWEPVALQYPDGEVQVFFANEKPYTETNEQEISMISSKKPSKVWTVSRRDNARDGMSVPCLLNDGKTVAMAIEDSRWNDERGRMKPVVLFSSTRQRWKEGRIDAVSKRREYALKNELPPMTYLGAPYLVQMPTGITVLSSQLENAEGVQQMVVYLGNEQARDFTSGSKPFSMAGAAASMWNSLFVKESNTVTAVSGTRIDGQSGIWIIDGKITGQ; encoded by the coding sequence GTGGCATTGGATCACGACCGGTATCGGATTGAATGGGATCCAGCGACGCTGCGCCTGGTGTCGGAAAAATCCGTCTATGCACGGATCATCCGGCTGCATTCGGGGGAATTGCTCTGCTGCTATCAGCGCGGAGGGCAAAGCCGGGTAAAGCGTAGCCTAGACAACGGAAGCACCTGGGATGGGGAAGTCTTGGTGACGGATTACCGCCATGGGATTGCCGCCAATCCGGAGCTGCGACAGCTCCGCGATGGCCGCGTACTGCTTTGCTACAACGAACGGCCTCACTCGGAAGGGCATCCTTTTTCTATCATGACTGTCCTCAGCGATGACGGCGGACGCACGTGGGGAGAGGCGAAACGGTTGTTCACTGCCGGGCTGACCAAGGATGATGGATGCTGGGAGCCGGTTGCGCTTCAATATCCCGATGGCGAGGTGCAGGTTTTCTTCGCCAACGAAAAGCCGTACACCGAAACCAACGAGCAGGAAATCTCTATGATCTCTTCCAAGAAGCCTTCTAAGGTATGGACGGTTTCACGGCGCGACAATGCGCGCGATGGCATGTCGGTGCCGTGCCTTTTAAATGATGGGAAAACCGTTGCCATGGCCATCGAGGACAGCAGGTGGAACGACGAACGCGGACGCATGAAGCCGGTTGTTCTTTTTTCGAGCACCCGACAGCGATGGAAGGAGGGCAGGATCGATGCCGTCAGCAAGCGCAGGGAATATGCGCTCAAGAATGAACTTCCGCCCATGACCTACCTTGGCGCGCCCTATCTGGTTCAGATGCCGACGGGCATCACCGTCCTTTCATCACAACTGGAAAACGCGGAAGGTGTCCAGCAGATGGTGGTCTATCTGGGTAATGAACAGGCGAGGGACTTCACTAGCGGCTCCAAGCCGTTTTCCATGGCAGGCGCTGCGGCAAGCATGTGGAATTCGCTTTTCGTGAAGGAATCAAATACGGTCACCGCGGTGTCCGGAACACGCATTGACGGCCAGTCGGGAATCTGGATTATTGATGGAAAAATAACGGGACAGTGA